The Desulfomonilaceae bacterium genome includes the window TTACTGAAAGTGAATCACGATATCGTGAGATAGTTGATAAAACAAGCGAAGGGATTTTCGTGATTCAAGACGGGTTAATCAGGTTCGAAAATCAAGCGTGCCAGGATATTTCCGGATATAGGTTTGGAGACTGGTCATTCTCTAGCCTCACAGATCTCATCGTTCATCCCGAGGATCGGGAAATGGTAGACCGCTACCATACAGATGGAGTTAGAGGAGAGACCGTCCCTAGCCTGTATGAGTTTAGGATTGTGTCCAAGGACGGAACGACAAAGTGGATGCGGATGAACACCTCCGGAATTATGTGGGGAGGGGAACCAGCGAGTTTTAGCGTCATTACCGACATCTCCGAGCGTAAATAGGCCGAAGCAGAGGCGCATGATATCGAACGGCGGCTGGAACTTGCCCTTACAGGGGCGGATCTGGTGCTGTGGGACGTCAATATTCAGACTGGTGTGGCTGCGTATTGGCCAGAGCGCCTCTCTACGTCCGGATACTCGATTGATGAGATTGCGCCCAACATTACTGCTTGGGGAACACGAGTCCATCCCGAAGACAGCAATCGGATAAGAAAGGCCTTCAACGCCCATGCTAAAGGTAGGCTTCCTCTATTCGAATGTGAATACAGGCTCCGGGCCAAGAACGGCCGATGGAAGTGGATATTGTCCCGGGGGAAGATAGTGGAGCTAGATAGCGGCGGCAATCCTCTGAGAATTATAGGAACCAGTTTCGACATCAGTGCACAGAAAAATGCAGAATTGATTGTGCAAAAGTATCATGAGCAGCTCGAAAGGCAGGTAGAGGAGCGTACCGCTGAACTGGAGCGGGCGTTACAAGACCTGAAACAGAAAACAGAAGAACAGGCCCTTCTTCTAAATACGATAGATGTTCAGGTCTGGTACCTCACCGATCCCGGGACGTATGGTTTAGTCAACCAATCTACGGCTGACTTCCTTGGTGTACAACTCGAAACAATTCCAGGAAAGCGACTGAGCGAATTCTACAGCCCTGACGTGGTAGCTGTTTGGGAGGCTAGTAATACGGAGGTTTTTCAATCTAGACAAACCGTCTATACAGAAGAATTGACACCAAACGCCGCAGGGGAACCAAGATGGATGTCAATCACCAAGACCCCTAAGCTGGATCAGTATGGCAACGTAGAATATGTTGTGTGCGCCGGAACCGATATTACTGAGCGCAAACGCTTAGAAGAAGAGAACCTTGAGATGGAACGCAAGCTTCTCCATGCTCAAAAGCTCGAGAGTCTCGCTGTGATGGCTGGAGGTATCGCACATGACTTCAACAACCAGTTGGCGGTAGTCTTGGGCAACCTGGAACTGGGCCTTATGGATTTGGCTCCCGATTCGGTGGTCAGACCGAGCGTAATGAACGCCATTCAGGCGGCCAAACGATCAGCGGAACTCTGCCGCCAGATACAGATATACACAGGCAACACCTTTTATAACCCTTTAGATTTGGATCTCAACGAGTTGTTGAACACAAACCCCATTCCAATGCAATTGCGTGTTTCCAGAAATGTCACTCTCAACTTGGAAAGCCACAATACACTTCCACCCATTAAGGGAGATCCGGATCAAATACAATGTTTGGTTACGAATATTCTGGTCAACGCCTCTGAGGCGGTTGGTGATAAGAACGGCGAGGTTCGACTTTCTACAGGAGTCATTGATTGCGATGCGGAGTATTTGAGCCGTAGTCGCATCGAAGAGAAGCCCGAACCAGGTCGGTTTGTCTTTCTAGAGGTTACCGACACTGGTTACGGCATGGACGCTGATACTCAGCGCAGGCTCTTTGATCCATTCTTTTCGACCAAATTCTGGGGTCGTGGCCTTGGCATGTCCAAAGTGATAGGGATAACGAAGGGACATCATGGCGCCATAATAGTGGACAGCGAGGTTGGGAAGGGAACTACAATACGTGTTCTGTTTCCTGTGCAGGAAGAGGTCCAGGACTCATTTGTTACACACAACAAAGCTGCGGAAACTAAATCACCGGTGTCCGACATTGCCAGGCGAAAAACTATTCTTGTAGTTGAGGATGAGACAGGGGTTCGTGATCTTGCTGTTAGACGACTAGATGTCTTAGGCTACGACACGATTGTGGCTGGGGATGGAGAGGAAGGGGTAAATGTTTTTCGAGAGCGCCCGAACGAAATTGATCTGGTGATGCTCGACTTCAAGATGCCAAAAATGAATGGAGTTGAAACATTCGGGGAACTCATACGGATCAAGCCGGATGTCAGGGTTATGCTTTGCAGTGGATACACTGAAGATGTTGTAATGCAGAGCTTTCCGGGACAACGTCCTGCCGTTGTCTTGCATAAACCCTATAATATGGAGGAATTGAAGACGGAACTGGATCGTTTGTTAAGCTAGAGAGGGATGTCGGTAAAATCTAACCATAGACGCAATCCTGGGGCATTTCTATCTCGATGGACTTATAATATTTATCGAATTGGATGAGAACGTGGCTCTGTGGCCGTCTCAGAGAGCCTCAGTTGATCGTTTTTGTTATAGTTGAATGGGAATGGTGTTCAGCTTACCAAGCTACCTAATTGTAGGACTATAAGACAGGGGGAGGGGGTTTAGGTTCAGTATAGTGAACCATGTGATGAGTTTTTTATAAAACCCTGGGAAATAAGGGAGGCTGTAAACTTAATTCTGGCTTCAGAAAAAGTCTGCGAATCCCGATCACGCAAATCTCACGCAATAGCGATCTTTAGACCTAATAAAACACTTAGTAAAATTACTATAACAACTTAATGTAATTAAATATTATCTGTGGGCCGTCGGGGGCTAGAACCCCAAACCTACTGATTAAGAGTTAGTAGGATTAAAAATAATACGGCTTCATTACTCGTTTTCCACGATCCGTAGGACACTGGACATCTAACACTTCAGCAGTCGCTTTAAGTTTGTTATCTAAGAAGTGTGCGTATCTTTTTGTCGTTGACTGTTGTCGGTGGCCTAAAAAAATCTGTGTTGCGTATATATCGCCGGTAGCCGAATAAATTCTTGTCCCTGCGTCGTGACGTAAATCGTGCCACCGAAACTCACTTGAAATACCCGCCATTCTCTTTG containing:
- a CDS encoding PAS domain S-box protein, whose product is MQDHDKTKDQLIDELNELRRKVAELDAVQKSFTESESRYREIVDKTSEGIFVIQDGLIRFENQACQDISGYRFGDWSFSSLTDLIVHPEDREMVDRYHTDGVRGETVPSLYEFRIVSKDGTTKWMRMNTSGIMWGGEPASFSVITDISERK
- a CDS encoding PAS domain-containing protein — encoded protein: MLWDVNIQTGVAAYWPERLSTSGYSIDEIAPNITAWGTRVHPEDSNRIRKAFNAHAKGRLPLFECEYRLRAKNGRWKWILSRGKIVELDSGGNPLRIIGTSFDISAQKNAELIVQKYHEQLERQVEERTAELERALQDLKQKTEEQALLLNTIDVQVWYLTDPGTYGLVNQSTADFLGVQLETIPGKRLSEFYSPDVVAVWEASNTEVFQSRQTVYTEELTPNAAGEPRWMSITKTPKLDQYGNVEYVVCAGTDITERKRLEEENLEMERKLLHAQKLESLAVMAGGIAHDFNNQLAVVLGNLELGLMDLAPDSVVRPSVMNAIQAAKRSAELCRQIQIYTGNTFYNPLDLDLNELLNTNPIPMQLRVSRNVTLNLESHNTLPPIKGDPDQIQCLVTNILVNASEAVGDKNGEVRLSTGVIDCDAEYLSRSRIEEKPEPGRFVFLEVTDTGYGMDADTQRRLFDPFFSTKFWGRGLGMSKVIGITKGHHGAIIVDSEVGKGTTIRVLFPVQEEVQDSFVTHNKAAETKSPVSDIARRKTILVVEDETGVRDLAVRRLDVLGYDTIVAGDGEEGVNVFRERPNEIDLVMLDFKMPKMNGVETFGELIRIKPDVRVMLCSGYTEDVVMQSFPGQRPAVVLHKPYNMEELKTELDRLLS